One genomic window of Phalacrocorax aristotelis chromosome 23, bGulAri2.1, whole genome shotgun sequence includes the following:
- the CCR10 gene encoding C-C chemokine receptor type 10 has translation MEQTATTDFYTWDDGYLWEDGMLPELCEKQAVQDFARTYQPAVYLLLSLLGMVGNGLVLLTHTRYRQAHSITDVCLLHLALSDLLLLLTLPFTINDTLQGWSPSTAACKALQGLYALNFYSGFLFLTCISVDRYVAIVQVPAACRLRPRARRHGWLTVGMAWLLAAILALPQFIYSQMEQHQDLWVCHVVFPHTVSRTARAATNLVQVVLGFAVPFVVMASCYAAVARTLLEARGAQPLRALRVLLALVVVFVALQLPHSLMVLLDAAELLASWEVSCAQSRRKDLALLVTSGLAYLRCCLNPLLYAFLGQRFRRELWQLASDAGCVGPLEPHCPSCPSPRRRTSLSTCQDLV, from the coding sequence ATGGAGCAGACCGCCACCACCGACTTCTACACCTGGGATGATGGGTACTTGTGGGAGGATGGCATGCTGCCTGAGCTCTGTGAGAAACAGGCAGTGCAGGACTTTGCCCGCACCTACCAGCCCGCCGTCTACCTGCTGCTCTCACTGCTGGGCATGGTGGGGAACGGGCTGGTGCTGCTCACACACACCCGCTACCGCCAGGCACACAGCATCACCGACGTCTGCCTCCTGCACCTTGCCCTGTCCgacctcctgctgctcctgacaCTGCCCTTCACCATCAATGACACACTACAGGGCTGGTCCCCAagcacagctgcctgcaagGCGCTGCAGGGCCTCTACGCCCTCAACTTCTATAGTggcttcctcttcctcacctgcATCAGCGTGGACCGCTATGTGGCCATCGTGCAGGTGCCAGCTGCCTGCCGCCTGCGCCCGCGGGCTCGCCGCCATGGCTGGCTGACGGTGGGGATGGCCTGGCTACTGGCCGCGATCCTGGCGCTGCCCCAATTCATCTACAGCCAAATGGAGCAGCACCAGGACCTCTGGGTCTGCCATGTTGTCTTCCCCCACACAGTCTCCCGGACAGCCCGGGCAGCCACCAACCTGGTGCAGGTCGTGCTGGGTTTTGCTGTGCCCTTTGTGGTCATGGCAAGCTGCTATGCAGCCGTGGCACGGACACTGCTGGAGGCCCGTGGCGCCCAGCCCCTCCGGGCACTGCGGGTGCTGCTGGCCCTCGTGGTGGTGTTTGtggccctgcagctgccccacagcctgATGGTGCTGCTGGATGCggctgagctgctggccagCTGGGAAGTGAGCTGTGCCCAAAGCCGCCGCAAGGACCTGGCACTGCTGGTCACCAGTGGGCTGGCGTATCTGCGCTGCTGCCTCAACCCTCTGCTCTATGCCTTCCTGGGCCAGCGCTTCCGCCGGGAGCTATGGCAGCTGGCCAGTGATGCCGGATGCGTGGGGCCCCTCGAGCCAcactgccccagctgccccagtcCCCGCCGGCGGACATCGCTCTCCACCTGCCAGGACCTGGTGTAG
- the PLEKHH3 gene encoding pleckstrin homology domain-containing family H member 3 isoform X2, which translates to MPFPGGLWWLLCCRQGFTLLRRDYGEADREADGEAEEEEASFELRAQGDQGSLEVSLSQPTRSSSGSERSLLVAEEMRSLIVEKGPGPVEDDPDALVKGWLQREVRGSVKTHWIRPRKYWFVLTPDSLDYYSSNEKGARRLGSLVLTSLCSVLWPDKQTYKETGYWSVTVFGRKHCYRLYTEHLNEAVHWVCAVQKVIDSKAPIQTPTQLLMRDVEEHCSNPEVLEQIYHCNPILRYTSSPLYAPLLPFPYGSLDQSAPGPRSYTTLRDEAVKLFNSLQQLELERDPVPLMQGVLQTCLDLPPLVDEIYCQLVKQTTEPPAPGGQGDLHYWQLLTCMSCTFLPSPPVLRFLHFHLDRTESQLPTSEMAKYACFIREALGKTKGRECVPSLEEILVLMRRQEMVCTVHCPGAPACSVAISSHTTAEEVARELVSRLGLSQSPNLFALYAQSRRREQPVGSTTLLADVLTRFENLAGEEREQDPPCRLCFKHYGFLDTDNVPRDSLEFALLFEQAHEMVLRGYVPTSEETLQTLAALRLQSLNSDFSTHAPFPRLEELFPPHVLHARLPPPRRRPPTKCRGARLRAGLLAGGLWGQALAKQRAERDQRLRGRLREEGASTMAAIVEKWKLLQGMGRPEAMAAYVALVREWPGFGSTLFDVDLRTSPVGAGPQRLWLGIGAKAVSLYKPGEPEPLDSFCYSRIASFGASDSSTFRLSVEDRDLLFETSQVDEIAQLLNTYLTSLGARQLPQPQEPATSPPASDPTALPQELCPTAGPWQHRPPVGSLHS; encoded by the exons ATGCCGTTCCCGGGCGGGCTGTggtggctgctgtgctgccGGCAAGGCTTCACGCTGCTGCGGCGGGACTACGGCGAGGCGGACCGGGAGGCGGACGGCGaggccgaggaggaggaggcgtcCTTCGAGCTCCGCGCCCAGGGAGACCAG gggtCCCTGGAGGTGAGCCTGAGCCAGCCCACCCGCAGCAGCAGTGGCTCAGAGAG ATCCCTGCTCGTCGCGGAGGAGATGCGCAGCCTTATCGTGGAGAAGGGCCCGGGACCAGTGGAGGATGACCCTGACGCTCTCGTGAAAG GCTGGCTGCAGCGGGAGGTGCGGGGCAGCGTGAAGACCCATTGGATCCGGCCTCGGAAGTACTGGTTCGTGCTGACGCCCGACTCCCTGGACTACTACAGCAGCAATGAGAAGGGGGCCCGACGGCTGGGCTCCCTCGTGCTCACCAGCCTCTGCTCCGTGCTCTGGCCAGACAAGCAGACCTACAAGGAGACGG GATACTGGAGCGTGACGGTGTTCGGCAGGAAGCATTGCTACCGCCTGTACACGGAGCACCTGAACGAGGCCGTGCACTGGGTGTGCGCAGTGCAGAAGGTCATCGACAGCAAAGCACCCATCCAGacgcccacccagctgctcatgCGTGACGTCGAG GAGCACTGCAGCAACCCCGAGGTCCTGGAGCAGATCTACCACTGCAACCCGATACTGCGCTACACCAGCAGCCCCCTCTACGCTCCCCTGCTGCCCTTCCCCTACGGCAGCCTGGACCAAAGCG cccccggcccccgcaGCTACACCACGCTGCGTGACGAGGCCGTGAAGCTCTTCAACtcgctgcagcagctggagttgGAGCGGGACCCGGTGCCGCTGATGCAGGGCGTCCTGCAGACCTGCCTGGACCTGCCGCCACTGGTGGATGAGATCTACTGCCAGCTGGTGAAGCAGACCACGGAGCCGCCGGCGCCGGGCGGGCAGGGCGACCTGCACTACTGGCAGCTGCTCACCTGCATGAGCTGcaccttcctgccctccccgcCCGTCCTGCGCTTCCTGCACTTCCACCTGGACAG GACAGAGAGCCAGCTCCCCACATCGGAGATGGCCAAGTACGCCTGCTTCATCCGGGAGGCGCTGGGGAAGACGAAGGGGCGGGAGTGTGTGCCCTCCCTGGAGGAGATCCTGGTGCTGATGAGGCGGCAGGAGATGGTCTGCACTGTGCATTGCCCAGGGGCGCCTGCCTGCAGCGTGGCCATCAGCTCCCACACCACAGCTGAGGAG GTGGCCCGGGAGCTGGTGTCGCGCCTGGGGCTGTCCCAGAGCCCCAACCTCTTTGCGCTCTACGCGCAGTCCCGGCGGCGGGAGCAGCCCGTGGGCAGCACCACGCTGCTGGCCGACGTCCTCACCAGGTTTGAAAA CCTGGCCGGGGAGGAGCGGGAGCAGGACCCGCCATGCCGGCTCTGCTTCAAGCACTACGGCTTCCTGGACACGGACAATGTCCCGCGCGACAGCCTGGAGTTCGCCCTCCTTTTCGAGCAG GCGCACGAGATGGTGCTGCGGGGCTACGTGCCCACGTCGGAGGAGACGCTGCAGACGCTGGCGGCACTGCGCCTGCAGAGCCTCAACAGCGACTTCTCCACCCACGCCCCCTTCCCGCGCCTGGAGGAGCTCTTCCCGCCCCACGTGCTGCATGCCCGCCTGCCGCCTCCTCGCCGCCGGCCCCCCACCAAGTGCCGGGGGGCCCGGCTGCGTGCGGGGCTGCTGGCCGGTGGGCTCTGGGGGCAGGCGCTGGCCAAGCAGCGGGCAGAGCGGGACCAGCGCCTGCGAGGCCGTCTGCGGGAGGAGGGGGCCAGCACCATGGCCGCCATCGTGGAGAAGTGGAAGCTGCTGCAAGGCATGGGCCGGCCAGAGGCCATGGCCGCCTACGTGGCACTGGTGCGGGAGTGGCCTGGCTTCGGCTCCACGCTCTTTGACGTCGACCTGCGCACG AGCCCGGTGGGGGCTGGGCCCCAGCGCCTGTGGCTGGGCATCGGGGCCAAGGCTGTCTCGCTGTACAAGCCGGGAGAGCCTGAGCCCTTGGACAGCTTCTGCTACAGCCGCATCGCCTCCTTCGGCGCCTCTGACAGCAGCACCTTCCGCCTCTCCGTGGAGGACCGGGACCTGCTCTTTGAGACCTCCCAG GTGGATGAGATTGCCCAGCTCCTCAACACGTACCTCACCTCCCTGGGTGCCCggcagctgccccagccccaggagccGGCCACCAGCCCCCCTGCCTCGGACCCCACTGCGCTGCCCCAGGAGCTCTGCCCCACAGCCGGGCCCTGGCAGCACCGGCCGCCGGTGGGCTCCCTCCACAGCTAG
- the PLEKHH3 gene encoding pleckstrin homology domain-containing family H member 3 isoform X3, which yields MPFPGGLWWLLCCRQGFTLLRRDYGEADREADGEAEEEEASFELRAQGDQGSLEVSLSQPTRSSSGSERSLLVAEEMRSLIVEKGPGPVEDDPDALVKGWLQREVRGSVKTHWIRPRKYWFVLTPDSLDYYSSNEKGARRLGSLVLTSLCSVLWPDKQTYKETGYWSVTVFGRKHCYRLYTEHLNEAVHWVCAVQKVIDSKAPIQTPTQLLMRDVEEHCSNPEVLEQIYHCNPILRYTSSPLYAPLLPFPYGSLDQSAPGPRSYTTLRDEAVKLFNSLQQLELERDPVPLMQGVLQTCLDLPPLVDEIYCQLVKQTTEPPAPGGQGDLHYWQLLTCMSCTFLPSPPVLRFLHFHLDRTESQLPTSEMAKYACFIREALGKTKGRECVPSLEEILVLMRRQEMVCTVHCPGAPACSVAISSHTTAEEVARELVSRLGLSQSPNLFALYAQSRRREQPVGSTTLLADVLTSLAGEEREQDPPCRLCFKHYGFLDTDNVPRDSLEFALLFEQAHEMVLRGYVPTSEETLQTLAALRLQSLNSDFSTHAPFPRLEELFPPHVLHARLPPPRRRPPTKCRGARLRAGLLAGGLWGQALAKQRAERDQRLRGRLREEGASTMAAIVEKWKLLQGMGRPEAMAAYVALVREWPGFGSTLFDVDLRTSPVGAGPQRLWLGIGAKAVSLYKPGEPEPLDSFCYSRIASFGASDSSTFRLSVEDRDLLFETSQVDEIAQLLNTYLTSLGARQLPQPQEPATSPPASDPTALPQELCPTAGPWQHRPPVGSLHS from the exons ATGCCGTTCCCGGGCGGGCTGTggtggctgctgtgctgccGGCAAGGCTTCACGCTGCTGCGGCGGGACTACGGCGAGGCGGACCGGGAGGCGGACGGCGaggccgaggaggaggaggcgtcCTTCGAGCTCCGCGCCCAGGGAGACCAG gggtCCCTGGAGGTGAGCCTGAGCCAGCCCACCCGCAGCAGCAGTGGCTCAGAGAG ATCCCTGCTCGTCGCGGAGGAGATGCGCAGCCTTATCGTGGAGAAGGGCCCGGGACCAGTGGAGGATGACCCTGACGCTCTCGTGAAAG GCTGGCTGCAGCGGGAGGTGCGGGGCAGCGTGAAGACCCATTGGATCCGGCCTCGGAAGTACTGGTTCGTGCTGACGCCCGACTCCCTGGACTACTACAGCAGCAATGAGAAGGGGGCCCGACGGCTGGGCTCCCTCGTGCTCACCAGCCTCTGCTCCGTGCTCTGGCCAGACAAGCAGACCTACAAGGAGACGG GATACTGGAGCGTGACGGTGTTCGGCAGGAAGCATTGCTACCGCCTGTACACGGAGCACCTGAACGAGGCCGTGCACTGGGTGTGCGCAGTGCAGAAGGTCATCGACAGCAAAGCACCCATCCAGacgcccacccagctgctcatgCGTGACGTCGAG GAGCACTGCAGCAACCCCGAGGTCCTGGAGCAGATCTACCACTGCAACCCGATACTGCGCTACACCAGCAGCCCCCTCTACGCTCCCCTGCTGCCCTTCCCCTACGGCAGCCTGGACCAAAGCG cccccggcccccgcaGCTACACCACGCTGCGTGACGAGGCCGTGAAGCTCTTCAACtcgctgcagcagctggagttgGAGCGGGACCCGGTGCCGCTGATGCAGGGCGTCCTGCAGACCTGCCTGGACCTGCCGCCACTGGTGGATGAGATCTACTGCCAGCTGGTGAAGCAGACCACGGAGCCGCCGGCGCCGGGCGGGCAGGGCGACCTGCACTACTGGCAGCTGCTCACCTGCATGAGCTGcaccttcctgccctccccgcCCGTCCTGCGCTTCCTGCACTTCCACCTGGACAG GACAGAGAGCCAGCTCCCCACATCGGAGATGGCCAAGTACGCCTGCTTCATCCGGGAGGCGCTGGGGAAGACGAAGGGGCGGGAGTGTGTGCCCTCCCTGGAGGAGATCCTGGTGCTGATGAGGCGGCAGGAGATGGTCTGCACTGTGCATTGCCCAGGGGCGCCTGCCTGCAGCGTGGCCATCAGCTCCCACACCACAGCTGAGGAG GTGGCCCGGGAGCTGGTGTCGCGCCTGGGGCTGTCCCAGAGCCCCAACCTCTTTGCGCTCTACGCGCAGTCCCGGCGGCGGGAGCAGCCCGTGGGCAGCACCACGCTGCTGGCCGACGTCCTCACCAG CCTGGCCGGGGAGGAGCGGGAGCAGGACCCGCCATGCCGGCTCTGCTTCAAGCACTACGGCTTCCTGGACACGGACAATGTCCCGCGCGACAGCCTGGAGTTCGCCCTCCTTTTCGAGCAG GCGCACGAGATGGTGCTGCGGGGCTACGTGCCCACGTCGGAGGAGACGCTGCAGACGCTGGCGGCACTGCGCCTGCAGAGCCTCAACAGCGACTTCTCCACCCACGCCCCCTTCCCGCGCCTGGAGGAGCTCTTCCCGCCCCACGTGCTGCATGCCCGCCTGCCGCCTCCTCGCCGCCGGCCCCCCACCAAGTGCCGGGGGGCCCGGCTGCGTGCGGGGCTGCTGGCCGGTGGGCTCTGGGGGCAGGCGCTGGCCAAGCAGCGGGCAGAGCGGGACCAGCGCCTGCGAGGCCGTCTGCGGGAGGAGGGGGCCAGCACCATGGCCGCCATCGTGGAGAAGTGGAAGCTGCTGCAAGGCATGGGCCGGCCAGAGGCCATGGCCGCCTACGTGGCACTGGTGCGGGAGTGGCCTGGCTTCGGCTCCACGCTCTTTGACGTCGACCTGCGCACG AGCCCGGTGGGGGCTGGGCCCCAGCGCCTGTGGCTGGGCATCGGGGCCAAGGCTGTCTCGCTGTACAAGCCGGGAGAGCCTGAGCCCTTGGACAGCTTCTGCTACAGCCGCATCGCCTCCTTCGGCGCCTCTGACAGCAGCACCTTCCGCCTCTCCGTGGAGGACCGGGACCTGCTCTTTGAGACCTCCCAG GTGGATGAGATTGCCCAGCTCCTCAACACGTACCTCACCTCCCTGGGTGCCCggcagctgccccagccccaggagccGGCCACCAGCCCCCCTGCCTCGGACCCCACTGCGCTGCCCCAGGAGCTCTGCCCCACAGCCGGGCCCTGGCAGCACCGGCCGCCGGTGGGCTCCCTCCACAGCTAG
- the PLEKHH3 gene encoding pleckstrin homology domain-containing family H member 3 isoform X1, with the protein MPFPGGLWWLLCCRQGFTLLRRDYGEADREADGEAEEEEASFELRAQGDQGSLEVSLSQPTRSSSGSERSLLVAEEMRSLIVEKGPGPVEDDPDALVKGWLQREVRGSVKTHWIRPRKYWFVLTPDSLDYYSSNEKGARRLGSLVLTSLCSVLWPDKQTYKETGYWSVTVFGRKHCYRLYTEHLNEAVHWVCAVQKVIDSKAPIQTPTQLLMRDVEEHCSNPEVLEQIYHCNPILRYTSSPLYAPLLPFPYGSLDQSAPGPRSYTTLRDEAVKLFNSLQQLELERDPVPLMQGVLQTCLDLPPLVDEIYCQLVKQTTEPPAPGGQGDLHYWQLLTCMSCTFLPSPPVLRFLHFHLDRTESQLPTSEMAKYACFIREALGKTKGRECVPSLEEILVLMRRQEMVCTVHCPGAPACSVAISSHTTAEEVARELVSRLGLSQSPNLFALYAQSRRREQPVGSTTLLADVLTRFENLAGEEREQDPPCRLCFKHYGFLDTDNVPRDSLEFALLFEQAHEMVLRGYVPTSEETLQTLAALRLQSLNSDFSTHAPFPRLEELFPPHVLHARLPPPRRRPPTKCRGARLRAGLLAGGLWGQALAKQRAERDQRLRGRLREEGASTMAAIVEKWKLLQGMGRPEAMAAYVALVREWPGFGSTLFDVDLRTVRPQWGRGGGQPWQQAALTPLSLQSPVGAGPQRLWLGIGAKAVSLYKPGEPEPLDSFCYSRIASFGASDSSTFRLSVEDRDLLFETSQVDEIAQLLNTYLTSLGARQLPQPQEPATSPPASDPTALPQELCPTAGPWQHRPPVGSLHS; encoded by the exons ATGCCGTTCCCGGGCGGGCTGTggtggctgctgtgctgccGGCAAGGCTTCACGCTGCTGCGGCGGGACTACGGCGAGGCGGACCGGGAGGCGGACGGCGaggccgaggaggaggaggcgtcCTTCGAGCTCCGCGCCCAGGGAGACCAG gggtCCCTGGAGGTGAGCCTGAGCCAGCCCACCCGCAGCAGCAGTGGCTCAGAGAG ATCCCTGCTCGTCGCGGAGGAGATGCGCAGCCTTATCGTGGAGAAGGGCCCGGGACCAGTGGAGGATGACCCTGACGCTCTCGTGAAAG GCTGGCTGCAGCGGGAGGTGCGGGGCAGCGTGAAGACCCATTGGATCCGGCCTCGGAAGTACTGGTTCGTGCTGACGCCCGACTCCCTGGACTACTACAGCAGCAATGAGAAGGGGGCCCGACGGCTGGGCTCCCTCGTGCTCACCAGCCTCTGCTCCGTGCTCTGGCCAGACAAGCAGACCTACAAGGAGACGG GATACTGGAGCGTGACGGTGTTCGGCAGGAAGCATTGCTACCGCCTGTACACGGAGCACCTGAACGAGGCCGTGCACTGGGTGTGCGCAGTGCAGAAGGTCATCGACAGCAAAGCACCCATCCAGacgcccacccagctgctcatgCGTGACGTCGAG GAGCACTGCAGCAACCCCGAGGTCCTGGAGCAGATCTACCACTGCAACCCGATACTGCGCTACACCAGCAGCCCCCTCTACGCTCCCCTGCTGCCCTTCCCCTACGGCAGCCTGGACCAAAGCG cccccggcccccgcaGCTACACCACGCTGCGTGACGAGGCCGTGAAGCTCTTCAACtcgctgcagcagctggagttgGAGCGGGACCCGGTGCCGCTGATGCAGGGCGTCCTGCAGACCTGCCTGGACCTGCCGCCACTGGTGGATGAGATCTACTGCCAGCTGGTGAAGCAGACCACGGAGCCGCCGGCGCCGGGCGGGCAGGGCGACCTGCACTACTGGCAGCTGCTCACCTGCATGAGCTGcaccttcctgccctccccgcCCGTCCTGCGCTTCCTGCACTTCCACCTGGACAG GACAGAGAGCCAGCTCCCCACATCGGAGATGGCCAAGTACGCCTGCTTCATCCGGGAGGCGCTGGGGAAGACGAAGGGGCGGGAGTGTGTGCCCTCCCTGGAGGAGATCCTGGTGCTGATGAGGCGGCAGGAGATGGTCTGCACTGTGCATTGCCCAGGGGCGCCTGCCTGCAGCGTGGCCATCAGCTCCCACACCACAGCTGAGGAG GTGGCCCGGGAGCTGGTGTCGCGCCTGGGGCTGTCCCAGAGCCCCAACCTCTTTGCGCTCTACGCGCAGTCCCGGCGGCGGGAGCAGCCCGTGGGCAGCACCACGCTGCTGGCCGACGTCCTCACCAGGTTTGAAAA CCTGGCCGGGGAGGAGCGGGAGCAGGACCCGCCATGCCGGCTCTGCTTCAAGCACTACGGCTTCCTGGACACGGACAATGTCCCGCGCGACAGCCTGGAGTTCGCCCTCCTTTTCGAGCAG GCGCACGAGATGGTGCTGCGGGGCTACGTGCCCACGTCGGAGGAGACGCTGCAGACGCTGGCGGCACTGCGCCTGCAGAGCCTCAACAGCGACTTCTCCACCCACGCCCCCTTCCCGCGCCTGGAGGAGCTCTTCCCGCCCCACGTGCTGCATGCCCGCCTGCCGCCTCCTCGCCGCCGGCCCCCCACCAAGTGCCGGGGGGCCCGGCTGCGTGCGGGGCTGCTGGCCGGTGGGCTCTGGGGGCAGGCGCTGGCCAAGCAGCGGGCAGAGCGGGACCAGCGCCTGCGAGGCCGTCTGCGGGAGGAGGGGGCCAGCACCATGGCCGCCATCGTGGAGAAGTGGAAGCTGCTGCAAGGCATGGGCCGGCCAGAGGCCATGGCCGCCTACGTGGCACTGGTGCGGGAGTGGCCTGGCTTCGGCTCCACGCTCTTTGACGTCGACCTGCGCACGGTGAGGCCTCAGTGGGGCAGGGGCGGtgggcagccctggcagcaggcagccctGACACCCCTCTCCTTGCAGAGCCCGGTGGGGGCTGGGCCCCAGCGCCTGTGGCTGGGCATCGGGGCCAAGGCTGTCTCGCTGTACAAGCCGGGAGAGCCTGAGCCCTTGGACAGCTTCTGCTACAGCCGCATCGCCTCCTTCGGCGCCTCTGACAGCAGCACCTTCCGCCTCTCCGTGGAGGACCGGGACCTGCTCTTTGAGACCTCCCAG GTGGATGAGATTGCCCAGCTCCTCAACACGTACCTCACCTCCCTGGGTGCCCggcagctgccccagccccaggagccGGCCACCAGCCCCCCTGCCTCGGACCCCACTGCGCTGCCCCAGGAGCTCTGCCCCACAGCCGGGCCCTGGCAGCACCGGCCGCCGGTGGGCTCCCTCCACAGCTAG